In Deltaproteobacteria bacterium, a single window of DNA contains:
- a CDS encoding RidA family protein translates to MAADSKKNVSTNGAPKAIGPYSQGVVANGFLFVSGQVALIPETGELISGGIKDETRRVLANIKAIVEAAGLKMDDVVKTTVYLTDLKKFVDMNEVYAEFFKEPYPARATVEVSALPKGVSVEIDAIAAKR, encoded by the coding sequence ATGGCTGCAGATTCGAAGAAGAACGTATCGACAAACGGCGCGCCAAAGGCAATAGGGCCGTACTCGCAGGGTGTCGTAGCAAACGGGTTTTTGTTCGTCTCGGGCCAGGTTGCGCTCATTCCGGAGACAGGGGAGCTTATAAGCGGCGGCATAAAGGACGAGACAAGGCGCGTATTGGCCAATATAAAGGCGATAGTCGAGGCAGCCGGGCTAAAGATGGACGATGTGGTCAAGACCACGGTGTATCTGACGGACTTAAAGAAGTTCGTGGACATGAACGAGGTCTATGCCGAGTTCTTCAAGGAGCCGTATCCGGCAAGGGCGACTGTCGAGGTAAGCGCTCTTCCAAAAGGCGTTTCGGTAGAGATAGACGCTATCGCGGCGAAGAGGTAG
- a CDS encoding HEAT repeat domain-containing protein — protein sequence MKYFRICAVVAAFMSVLFMCASLAMADVVGSFFGTVVDETTGQPIEGAVIIVSMEKAVARFHFEGPDYKIAYAKSFTTDKDGKYRTDVIVKPDVPLFSATISTNVVVYAQGYLVYSDKLSATGTGKKWSGGFSGWNFKLKLKRIPPRFDYGKGYEDVDDALDDALFSNEGDDLKKMIEKKTEWLKRRSRYEKEFKETFDIKREKKEQAEDVPALLAALKTGSFEDKMDALWRLGNLPFWKPPDESKQILEAIKDIVRAGDKAWSDVFFKREAVITYLKACAKLPSCSGDFGGVLYEKRGEPMLRPDILKALALMNCRELTDDWIELSGSVDEEDRFYAAIALTKIRAGRGNVCFFSAAPESEAAALDKKYVAKLFEKRPHDGEPDQMDSVYDKLLNDPSANVRRAVATGLADRWDKREYAYKMIAHPDAAVQKIGIGVLGKTSYGDTSRKELEVLADVIARGSVSKETLKVLTDTFEKKMKDGASWAKDKEWRDRGYIYTSKNAADALVAAAAVAEPNRLVWIVKLLGELDDTRSIEIYKKALANESARSWAIWALGRRHDMPTDVIPDFIGFLKDKDNSIRAAAAKALGYSKDKRAFEPLMQSLVNEDSGITYELFRAIMSFDGKEQVAKAHGVMLGIFDENKVNLFANACDYLKKYPDTRAVPRLIKALEARKYGEPANLVRALGVYDDKPAISALIKAVKGDYSIPNAWFDHNDDARQAAAEILVKKKVKAAVPAIIEMVRDKDVNGHARSAGIKALGRMGDASALAVLDELVREEGGIYSREIKEAREEIRKANPRMK from the coding sequence GTGAAATATTTCAGAATATGCGCCGTTGTTGCGGCGTTTATGTCGGTGCTCTTTATGTGCGCGTCCTTGGCCATGGCCGATGTGGTAGGATCTTTTTTCGGCACGGTCGTTGACGAGACTACCGGGCAGCCCATTGAAGGGGCCGTTATTATCGTTTCGATGGAAAAGGCGGTTGCAAGGTTTCATTTCGAGGGGCCGGATTATAAGATAGCCTATGCTAAAAGTTTCACTACCGATAAGGACGGCAAATATCGCACCGACGTTATAGTAAAGCCGGACGTGCCGCTCTTTAGCGCCACGATTAGCACTAACGTGGTCGTGTATGCGCAGGGATATCTCGTTTATTCCGATAAATTGAGCGCAACCGGCACGGGTAAGAAGTGGAGCGGCGGGTTTTCCGGATGGAACTTCAAGCTGAAGCTGAAGAGGATACCTCCCAGGTTCGATTACGGCAAGGGCTATGAGGATGTGGACGACGCCCTCGATGACGCGCTTTTTTCTAACGAGGGCGACGATCTGAAAAAAATGATTGAAAAGAAAACAGAGTGGCTCAAGCGGCGCTCGAGATACGAGAAGGAATTCAAGGAGACCTTCGATATAAAGCGGGAGAAAAAGGAACAGGCCGAGGATGTTCCGGCGCTCCTTGCCGCGTTAAAGACAGGTTCCTTCGAGGACAAGATGGACGCGCTCTGGCGTCTTGGCAATCTCCCTTTTTGGAAGCCCCCGGACGAATCAAAGCAGATTCTGGAGGCCATAAAGGATATTGTCAGGGCCGGGGACAAGGCGTGGAGCGACGTGTTTTTTAAGCGCGAGGCCGTTATTACGTATCTTAAAGCGTGCGCCAAGTTGCCTAGCTGCTCAGGGGATTTCGGCGGAGTTCTTTATGAAAAGCGCGGGGAGCCGATGCTTCGTCCGGACATACTCAAGGCGCTTGCCCTGATGAATTGCAGGGAACTTACCGATGATTGGATAGAGTTGTCCGGCAGCGTCGACGAAGAAGATAGGTTTTACGCGGCTATCGCGCTCACTAAAATTCGGGCAGGCAGAGGCAACGTATGTTTTTTCAGTGCCGCCCCTGAAAGCGAGGCTGCCGCCCTTGATAAAAAGTACGTGGCTAAACTCTTTGAGAAGCGTCCGCACGATGGAGAGCCGGACCAGATGGATTCTGTGTATGACAAGCTCCTTAACGACCCTTCTGCCAACGTGCGGCGTGCCGTTGCTACAGGGCTTGCCGACCGGTGGGATAAAAGAGAGTACGCCTATAAGATGATTGCCCATCCTGATGCCGCAGTGCAGAAAATAGGCATAGGCGTCCTTGGAAAGACGAGCTATGGAGATACATCAAGGAAGGAGTTGGAGGTGCTCGCTGACGTGATAGCCAGGGGCAGCGTAAGCAAAGAAACGCTCAAGGTCTTGACCGATACCTTCGAGAAAAAGATGAAAGATGGCGCTTCCTGGGCAAAAGACAAGGAATGGAGGGACAGGGGCTATATATATACCAGCAAGAACGCTGCCGATGCGCTCGTGGCCGCGGCTGCCGTGGCAGAGCCGAACAGGCTTGTCTGGATAGTAAAGCTTCTTGGTGAACTCGATGACACAAGGAGCATCGAAATATACAAAAAGGCGCTTGCAAACGAGTCTGCCCGTTCTTGGGCGATATGGGCGCTTGGCAGAAGGCACGACATGCCCACAGACGTTATTCCGGATTTTATCGGTTTCTTAAAGGATAAGGACAACTCTATCAGGGCGGCTGCTGCCAAGGCGCTCGGGTATTCGAAGGATAAGAGGGCATTCGAGCCGCTCATGCAAAGTCTTGTCAACGAGGACTCCGGTATTACGTATGAACTGTTCCGTGCCATTATGTCTTTTGACGGTAAGGAACAGGTCGCCAAGGCGCACGGCGTTATGCTGGGTATTTTCGATGAAAACAAGGTCAACTTGTTTGCCAATGCGTGCGATTACCTGAAAAAGTATCCTGATACCAGGGCCGTTCCAAGGTTGATTAAGGCGCTAGAGGCCAGGAAATACGGGGAGCCGGCTAATCTGGTGCGAGCCCTCGGTGTTTATGACGATAAGCCGGCCATTAGCGCGCTTATTAAGGCGGTGAAGGGCGACTATAGCATACCGAACGCATGGTTTGACCATAACGACGATGCGAGGCAGGCTGCCGCCGAAATACTCGTTAAGAAAAAGGTAAAGGCCGCGGTTCCGGCGATAATCGAGATGGTGAGGGATAAGGACGTAAACGGGCATGCAAGGAGCGCGGGCATAAAGGCGCTTGGCCGTATGGGGGATGCCTCCGCGCTCGCGGTTCTCGATGAGCTTGTAAGGGAAGAGGGCGGGATTTACAGCAGAGAGATAAAAGAGGCGCGAGAAGAGATACGTAAGGCCAACCCGAGGATGAAGTGA
- a CDS encoding carboxypeptidase-like regulatory domain-containing protein, whose product MTNISATIFKRLVLVCIVFFLSGCYATISGTVIDAETGEPIEGAVVLAEWTVTKGAPGLTHTDSYKVIEAVTNKDGVAAVSGVFNPFVNKPSLTVYKKGYVAWNNQYIFPDYKKREDFKWQDGAVIRLERFKEGYMRDDHVRFIESVGSTHRNTEQKMNFKAAYFWEIVLASEERDIKAKKHKNKE is encoded by the coding sequence ATGACTAATATTTCGGCGACGATATTTAAGCGGCTGGTTCTTGTATGTATTGTTTTTTTCCTTTCCGGCTGTTACGCTACCATCAGCGGCACTGTAATAGACGCGGAGACAGGGGAGCCAATCGAAGGCGCGGTCGTGCTCGCGGAGTGGACGGTTACAAAAGGGGCCCCCGGGCTGACGCATACGGACTCGTATAAAGTCATCGAGGCCGTGACAAACAAGGACGGAGTTGCGGCAGTATCTGGAGTGTTCAATCCGTTCGTCAATAAGCCGTCGCTTACGGTCTATAAAAAGGGGTATGTCGCATGGAATAACCAGTATATCTTTCCGGATTACAAAAAGCGCGAAGATTTTAAGTGGCAGGACGGGGCGGTAATCAGGCTGGAGAGGTTTAAGGAAGGGTATATGCGTGATGATCATGTAAGATTTATAGAGAGCGTTGGCAGTACTCATCGTAATACAGAGCAGAAAATGAATTTTAAGGCGGCATATTTCTGGGAGATTGTTCTGGCATCAGAAGAGCGGGATATTAAGGCGAAGAAGCATAAAAATAAAGAATAA
- a CDS encoding MoxR family ATPase yields the protein MSTSATIPKQATAQGSSQEIIKRLKANLEKVIRGKGDVIDSALVTLFSRGHLLLEDVPGVGKTTLAHSLARSIDASFQRIQFTSDLMPSDVIGVTIYNEKARAFEFRRGPIFSNIILADEINRATPKTQSALLEAMSEGQVSVDNVTYKLPAPFMILATQNPLEYSGTFPLPESQLDRFMLSLSIGYPDAEAERGIIMSSPSTLSPEHLEPVISAESIAAIQDEVVTVKAEEDVAAYIVDIVRATRTHKAVKLGVSTRGAMALFRASQAAALMAGRNYIIPDDVKKVALAAMRHRILPLGYGAEERGSSPALIIEEVLSGVNVPV from the coding sequence ATGAGCACATCAGCCACCATACCAAAACAGGCAACCGCACAGGGCAGCTCGCAAGAGATAATAAAACGGCTCAAAGCCAACCTCGAGAAAGTAATCCGCGGCAAGGGCGACGTAATAGACTCGGCCCTGGTAACGCTTTTCTCGCGCGGACATCTTCTTTTGGAAGACGTGCCAGGGGTCGGTAAAACGACACTTGCCCACTCACTGGCAAGGAGCATAGACGCAAGCTTTCAGAGAATCCAGTTCACAAGCGACCTCATGCCCTCCGACGTCATCGGGGTTACCATATATAACGAAAAGGCTCGCGCCTTCGAGTTTCGCAGGGGCCCCATATTCTCTAACATCATCCTCGCAGACGAGATAAACCGCGCGACTCCGAAAACCCAGAGCGCGCTTCTCGAGGCCATGAGCGAAGGCCAGGTATCGGTAGATAACGTAACGTACAAGCTCCCCGCCCCTTTCATGATACTCGCAACCCAGAACCCGCTTGAGTACTCTGGCACATTCCCTCTGCCCGAGAGCCAGCTCGACCGCTTCATGCTCTCGCTAAGCATCGGGTACCCTGACGCCGAGGCCGAGCGCGGCATAATAATGTCGTCTCCCTCCACCCTGTCTCCCGAGCACCTCGAACCCGTAATCAGCGCCGAATCCATAGCAGCAATCCAGGACGAGGTCGTTACGGTAAAGGCCGAGGAGGATGTGGCGGCATACATAGTGGACATCGTCAGGGCAACGAGAACGCACAAGGCGGTAAAGCTTGGAGTGAGCACCCGGGGCGCCATGGCGCTTTTCAGGGCATCGCAGGCAGCGGCGCTAATGGCCGGCAGAAACTACATCATCCCTGACGACGTAAAGAAGGTGGCCCTTGCGGCGATGCGCCACAGGATACTTCCGCTCGGATACGGCGCCGAGGAAAGAGGCTCGAGCCCGGCACTTATCATCGAAGAGGTGCTATCGGGCGTAAACGTCCCCGTATAA
- the rpmB gene encoding 50S ribosomal protein L28, translated as MALKCDICGKGPAYGNNVSHANNKTRRRWNPNIQKIKITKNGRNMRANVCTRCLRSGAVTKAA; from the coding sequence ATGGCTTTAAAGTGCGACATCTGCGGCAAGGGCCCTGCTTACGGCAACAACGTGAGCCACGCCAACAATAAGACAAGAAGGCGCTGGAACCCTAACATACAGAAAATCAAGATAACAAAGAACGGCAGGAACATGCGCGCCAACGTGTGCACCAGGTGCCTGCGCTCCGGAGCGGTCACAAAAGCCGCATAA
- a CDS encoding bifunctional (p)ppGpp synthetase/guanosine-3',5'-bis(diphosphate) 3'-pyrophosphohydrolase, whose protein sequence is MVRLDDILDKVSAYNPGADLDIIRKAYVFSAKVHEGQLRASGEPYLSHPLEVANILTEFKMDAPVVATGLLHDTVEDTHTSIEKIEELFGAEVAVLVDGLTKISKLSFDKREDREAENFRKMILAMARDMRVVLIKLADRLHNMRTLSVFAPEKRMKIARETIDIYAPLANRLGIGWVKNELEDLAFKYLEPDEYERLEGLLNAEKEKREANISGIAASIEAKLAENGITAKVSGRVKSIYGVHQKMTERGVDFEDIGDLTAFRILVDDMKACYSTLGVVHALWRPVPGRFKDYIALPKPNFYQSLHTTVIGPLGERMEVQIRTEEMHRSAEYGIAAHWKYKEGKAVLLDRHDETYAWLRQLLEWQRDLKDSSEFLDTLKLDFFSEDVFVFTPQGEIKAFPAGSTAVDFAYAVHTDVGHRCLGARVNGKGVPLKYQLKNGDVVEIVTAEGHVAKHDWLRFVVTSRAKAKIRQWLKAEERRRGVELGKEILSAGLGSIEIDMAKAEESGEIKHAVKELGLQSVDHLFMNVGYGKLDVKDVIAKFSPAAAVKPKPQAEQGWGFMNVFDRFKPQKKKPVSGGVVVKGVEDAMVKFASCCNPLPGDQIVGFITHGHGITVHTRVCQSLHDVDRERVIDAEWEKQVSGVRQVRLDVMCKNEKGILADMCAAVKEADANIAGLDIETSSDNRAVCTFIVEVKDVKHLKTIMRSLQRVKRVINVTRVIEKPEAADNHGKGQVKS, encoded by the coding sequence ATGGTCAGATTAGACGACATACTCGATAAGGTCTCTGCTTATAACCCAGGGGCCGACTTGGACATTATAAGAAAGGCCTACGTCTTTTCGGCAAAGGTACATGAAGGCCAGCTTAGAGCCTCAGGAGAGCCCTATCTCTCGCACCCGTTGGAGGTGGCGAACATCCTTACCGAGTTCAAGATGGACGCGCCCGTTGTCGCAACCGGGCTTTTACACGATACCGTCGAGGATACTCACACGAGCATAGAAAAAATCGAGGAGCTCTTTGGCGCCGAGGTCGCAGTGCTCGTCGACGGGCTTACGAAGATAAGCAAGCTTTCCTTTGATAAGCGCGAGGACAGGGAGGCCGAGAACTTCCGTAAGATGATTCTTGCCATGGCGCGCGACATGCGTGTCGTGCTGATAAAGCTTGCCGACCGCCTTCATAACATGCGGACTCTTTCCGTGTTTGCCCCTGAAAAACGCATGAAGATAGCGAGAGAGACAATCGACATCTACGCTCCTCTTGCAAACAGGCTTGGCATAGGGTGGGTGAAAAACGAGCTCGAGGACCTGGCATTCAAGTACCTTGAGCCGGATGAATACGAGCGGTTAGAGGGGCTTCTCAATGCCGAAAAAGAAAAGCGCGAGGCAAATATTTCCGGCATAGCCGCTTCCATAGAGGCCAAGCTTGCCGAGAACGGCATAACGGCAAAGGTCTCCGGGCGCGTTAAAAGCATCTACGGCGTGCATCAGAAGATGACCGAGAGGGGGGTGGACTTCGAGGACATAGGAGATCTGACGGCCTTTAGAATCCTTGTCGACGATATGAAGGCGTGTTACTCGACCCTCGGGGTAGTGCATGCGCTCTGGAGGCCAGTGCCAGGAAGGTTTAAGGATTATATAGCGTTGCCTAAGCCGAACTTTTATCAATCCCTGCACACAACCGTCATCGGCCCGCTTGGCGAGAGGATGGAGGTGCAGATAAGGACCGAGGAGATGCACAGGAGCGCCGAGTACGGCATAGCCGCGCACTGGAAGTATAAGGAAGGCAAGGCCGTTCTCTTAGACAGACACGACGAGACGTATGCGTGGCTCAGACAGCTTCTTGAGTGGCAGCGCGACCTTAAGGACTCAAGCGAGTTCCTCGACACGTTAAAGCTCGATTTCTTCTCTGAGGACGTTTTTGTGTTCACCCCGCAGGGCGAGATAAAGGCCTTTCCCGCGGGCTCGACGGCCGTTGACTTTGCATATGCCGTTCACACGGACGTAGGGCACAGGTGCCTGGGTGCCAGGGTAAACGGCAAGGGCGTGCCGCTTAAATACCAGTTAAAGAACGGCGATGTCGTCGAGATAGTGACTGCCGAAGGGCACGTGGCAAAGCACGACTGGCTAAGGTTCGTCGTCACGTCCAGGGCAAAGGCCAAGATACGCCAGTGGCTGAAGGCCGAGGAGAGAAGGCGGGGCGTGGAGCTTGGCAAGGAGATACTTAGCGCCGGGCTTGGCAGTATCGAGATAGATATGGCGAAGGCCGAGGAGTCGGGCGAGATTAAGCACGCTGTCAAGGAACTCGGGCTTCAGAGTGTAGACCATCTTTTCATGAACGTCGGGTACGGCAAACTTGACGTTAAGGACGTAATCGCGAAGTTTTCTCCGGCTGCGGCAGTGAAGCCAAAGCCGCAGGCGGAGCAGGGCTGGGGCTTTATGAACGTCTTCGACCGCTTTAAGCCGCAAAAGAAAAAGCCCGTGTCCGGCGGCGTTGTCGTAAAGGGAGTAGAGGACGCGATGGTAAAGTTCGCATCCTGCTGTAACCCCCTTCCGGGCGACCAGATAGTCGGCTTTATCACGCACGGCCACGGCATAACCGTGCACACAAGGGTATGCCAGAGCCTGCATGACGTGGACAGGGAGCGCGTGATAGACGCGGAATGGGAAAAACAGGTGTCGGGCGTAAGACAGGTCCGCCTCGACGTGATGTGCAAGAACGAGAAGGGCATACTCGCCGACATGTGCGCGGCCGTGAAGGAAGCGGATGCCAATATCGCCGGATTGGATATAGAAACATCTTCCGATAACAGGGCCGTTTGCACCTTTATAGTTGAAGTAAAGGACGTAAAGCACCTAAAGACCATAATGCGCTCGCTTCAGCGCGTAAAGCGCGTCATAAACGTGACGCGCGTAATAGAGAAGCCCGAGGCTGCCGACAATCACGGCAAGGGCCAGGTAAAGAGCTGA
- a CDS encoding YdcF family protein, with amino-acid sequence MVKLSGKSRFMVLCAALIGLVVAADFALFIKELRGFRRPVATPSADSIVVLTGGAKRADIGLGLLRKGSAKALILSGVDPGSDAAAIFFPEKISSAELGSIILEKGSANTYENAIETRGVLAGLKHKSIVLITSSYHMKRALMTFKQVMPPDVVIIAYPVESESGFFLMFSEFIKYNWYEARFYLSN; translated from the coding sequence TTGGTCAAACTTTCCGGAAAATCCAGGTTCATGGTTCTTTGCGCTGCCCTGATAGGGCTGGTTGTTGCCGCGGATTTTGCCCTGTTTATCAAGGAATTACGAGGATTTCGCAGGCCTGTCGCCACTCCCTCTGCCGATTCTATCGTTGTTTTGACAGGCGGGGCCAAAAGGGCCGATATAGGGCTCGGGCTGCTTAGAAAGGGCAGCGCAAAGGCGCTTATACTAAGCGGCGTTGATCCGGGCTCTGACGCGGCAGCCATATTTTTCCCCGAAAAGATAAGCAGCGCTGAGCTTGGGAGCATCATCTTGGAGAAGGGCTCTGCTAATACCTACGAGAATGCAATCGAGACAAGGGGCGTTCTTGCCGGGCTTAAACATAAATCCATCGTGCTCATTACGTCGTCGTACCACATGAAGCGCGCTCTGATGACCTTTAAACAGGTTATGCCGCCGGATGTCGTGATAATTGCCTATCCTGTCGAGAGCGAATCGGGATTTTTTCTCATGTTCTCCGAATTTATAAAGTACAATTGGTACGAGGCGAGGTTTTATCTGTCAAACTGA
- a CDS encoding DUF3488 and transglutaminase-like domain-containing protein: MQAASRINTVTISVVASGFFALALIEEFGAVFLSIVGALTAACLFPAVRRKIELPAALWNVLAVALFFVAIADYLTVSGSLVASASHMTSVLIVFKLLDLKRGRDYMLLYLLVFLELLVAATSTASPLFFLLLLSYVITATWAMTIFSMKRDAEEYTKKEFAPPRSLFGASFAALTIAVTAFSIITTLILFFSIPRMAIGLFEFKTLNALQVVGFSDSVTMGALGDVKLDGTVVMRVRYPNAKPEGNAYFRGAVLDSFDGSTWTRTPQKKYFARTAAGGIFTSGQKMAGRHVQQEILLEPIDTEVIFALEGWSMLNGKFRNLLTDDTGALYLGYTPYTKLEYTAWSVVPTIATEKLRGTIPPLPKEELSSYMQLPDITEIGKIKALTAEVTKGLKTDEEKARAIETHLKTNYAYTLTPKKTEGISAIDNFLFYSKQGYCEHYASAMALMLRTIGIPSRIVTGFVNGEYNDVAGYYMVRQRDAHSWVEAYTKNKGWTRFEPTAPGGFEYESGSSRFGMYIDSFAWQWNRYVINYAITDQIKVGLAIEGTSHSVRSKLKAFLSNLAKSGRVTTPRAIGIALIAILAVLSAILIAVYAIRRARRNKTCRKTPAFYTDMLRILAKRGFERMKHETPLEFSARIKDSAVDELTKMFMRIRYGNEALDGTSNIQARKLLERLEEAK, from the coding sequence ATGCAAGCGGCGTCCCGGATAAATACGGTAACCATATCGGTTGTGGCCTCGGGTTTCTTCGCTCTCGCGCTCATCGAGGAGTTTGGCGCCGTATTTCTATCTATCGTAGGCGCGCTCACCGCTGCGTGCCTCTTCCCTGCCGTACGCAGAAAAATAGAGCTCCCGGCGGCCCTGTGGAACGTGCTCGCCGTAGCTTTGTTCTTCGTGGCTATAGCCGACTACTTAACGGTATCGGGCTCGCTCGTAGCCTCTGCTTCCCACATGACATCGGTCTTGATAGTATTTAAGCTGCTGGACCTTAAGAGGGGGCGCGACTATATGCTTCTCTACCTTCTCGTGTTCCTGGAACTTCTCGTGGCGGCAACCTCGACCGCAAGCCCGTTATTCTTTCTCCTGCTTCTCTCGTACGTGATAACAGCGACATGGGCCATGACCATATTCAGCATGAAGCGTGATGCGGAGGAATATACGAAAAAAGAGTTCGCGCCGCCGCGCTCGCTTTTCGGCGCGTCCTTCGCGGCCCTGACAATCGCAGTGACGGCCTTTTCCATAATCACAACCCTTATCCTGTTCTTTAGCATACCGAGAATGGCAATAGGCCTCTTCGAGTTCAAAACGCTAAACGCCCTCCAGGTAGTTGGCTTTTCCGATAGCGTCACCATGGGAGCCTTGGGAGACGTAAAACTCGACGGCACGGTAGTAATGCGCGTAAGATACCCGAACGCAAAGCCGGAAGGCAACGCTTACTTTCGGGGCGCTGTGCTCGATAGTTTCGACGGCTCGACGTGGACCAGGACGCCGCAAAAAAAGTACTTCGCCCGTACCGCTGCCGGCGGCATCTTCACCTCTGGGCAAAAAATGGCCGGGCGGCACGTGCAACAGGAAATACTGCTCGAGCCGATAGACACCGAGGTCATATTCGCGCTCGAGGGATGGTCCATGCTCAATGGAAAATTCCGCAACCTCTTAACCGACGACACAGGAGCGCTTTACCTCGGATACACGCCCTACACAAAGCTCGAGTACACGGCATGGTCTGTTGTGCCGACGATTGCCACAGAAAAACTTAGGGGCACAATACCTCCGCTACCGAAAGAAGAACTCTCTTCATATATGCAACTGCCGGATATAACGGAAATCGGCAAAATAAAAGCCCTTACAGCAGAAGTTACCAAGGGGCTCAAGACCGACGAGGAAAAAGCGCGAGCCATTGAGACACACCTCAAAACAAACTACGCATACACACTGACGCCTAAGAAGACCGAAGGCATAAGCGCCATAGATAATTTTCTCTTTTATTCCAAGCAAGGCTACTGCGAGCACTACGCAAGCGCCATGGCGCTGATGCTTCGAACCATCGGCATACCTTCCAGAATAGTCACCGGATTCGTAAACGGCGAATATAACGACGTGGCAGGCTACTATATGGTGCGCCAGAGGGACGCGCACAGCTGGGTCGAGGCCTACACAAAAAACAAAGGCTGGACAAGGTTCGAGCCAACAGCCCCTGGAGGGTTCGAGTACGAAAGCGGCTCGTCGCGCTTTGGCATGTACATCGATTCATTTGCATGGCAGTGGAACCGCTATGTCATAAACTACGCCATCACCGACCAGATAAAGGTAGGGCTTGCGATAGAGGGCACCTCGCACTCTGTAAGGAGTAAGCTTAAGGCGTTTCTCTCGAACCTCGCTAAAAGCGGGCGCGTGACAACCCCTCGCGCAATCGGCATTGCGCTAATCGCAATACTGGCAGTCCTATCGGCAATACTAATTGCCGTATACGCCATACGAAGAGCGCGGCGCAATAAAACCTGCAGGAAAACACCGGCCTTCTATACCGACATGCTAAGGATTCTTGCAAAGCGCGGGTTCGAGCGCATGAAACACGAAACGCCGCTCGAATTCTCGGCACGGATAAAGGACAGCGCGGTAGACGAACTTACCAAGATGTTCATGCGGATACGTTACGGCAACGAAGCGCTTGACGGCACATCCAATATACAGGCAAGAAAACTGCTTGAACGGCTCGAAGAAGCGAAATAA
- a CDS encoding DUF58 domain-containing protein gives MSFRLTISAPMPWLVSIAGAFLGKKSARVAAMAYILPRTLRFTKEGRNFTIALILIGLAAINTGNNLLYLITAALMSLIIVSGLLSESTLRRLTVEREMPKHIYKDTEAPAALHVGNGKKKLASFSFTVNEMQSAGISSAAQYVLKLQPFAKLTLYTPFVFKKRGYAELTGFELSTRFPFGLFRKGRAIVSPGRVLVYPSVNVNVSDDIRIFSESGTSGVSRKGRGFEIYGLRDYAVGDDSRHIHWKASARALKLMTREYEKEAEKKALITFNNFRDSNDAFESAVDRAASSAYRMIRLGYRVSLKTLTFETPYGFGTEHLHTILSKLALIEPVATKGAATVAISGAGN, from the coding sequence ATGAGCTTTCGCCTGACGATATCGGCTCCCATGCCCTGGCTCGTAAGCATTGCCGGCGCGTTCCTCGGAAAGAAAAGCGCCAGAGTTGCGGCAATGGCCTATATCCTGCCAAGAACGCTCAGGTTTACAAAGGAAGGCCGCAACTTCACCATAGCGCTAATCCTCATAGGACTTGCTGCCATAAACACCGGAAATAATCTTCTCTACCTCATAACGGCCGCCCTCATGAGCCTCATAATCGTCTCCGGGCTGCTTAGCGAATCCACACTTCGCCGCCTGACGGTAGAGCGCGAGATGCCAAAACACATATACAAGGACACGGAGGCCCCGGCAGCGCTGCACGTTGGAAACGGCAAGAAAAAACTCGCATCCTTCTCGTTTACCGTAAACGAAATGCAGTCGGCCGGGATATCGTCCGCTGCGCAGTATGTGCTCAAACTCCAGCCCTTTGCCAAACTCACGCTCTACACGCCGTTTGTTTTCAAAAAACGCGGCTACGCCGAACTCACCGGATTCGAGCTCTCGACGCGTTTTCCGTTCGGGTTGTTTCGAAAAGGCAGGGCAATAGTATCTCCTGGCCGCGTCCTTGTGTACCCAAGCGTCAACGTAAACGTCTCGGACGATATACGCATATTTTCAGAGAGCGGGACATCCGGGGTCTCCAGAAAAGGGCGGGGCTTCGAGATATACGGGCTAAGAGACTATGCCGTTGGCGACGACTCCCGCCACATACACTGGAAGGCGAGCGCGCGCGCGCTAAAGCTCATGACGCGCGAATACGAAAAAGAGGCCGAGAAAAAAGCCCTTATCACCTTCAATAACTTCAGGGACTCCAACGATGCCTTCGAATCGGCAGTGGACAGGGCCGCATCGTCGGCATACCGCATGATAAGGCTCGGCTACAGGGTATCGCTAAAGACCCTTACTTTTGAGACACCATACGGCTTTGGCACAGAACACCTGCACACGATACTCTCCAAGCTCGCGCTGATAGAGCCGGTCGCCACAAAAGGCGCGGCAACGGTCGCTATAAGCGGGGCTGGAAACTGA